In Juglans microcarpa x Juglans regia isolate MS1-56 chromosome 4S, Jm3101_v1.0, whole genome shotgun sequence, a single window of DNA contains:
- the LOC121262522 gene encoding uncharacterized protein LOC121262522 isoform X1, giving the protein MALRPLCKGRFKPNVSNMEDIQLSTTWEDVFCPICLEFPHNGVLLQCSSHEKGCHPFVCDTDHLHSNCLDRFKSAYGMSSASTSNVTPTENSEPVVSEGNYKPSCPLCRGEVTGWVVVEKARLYLDEKRRYCEEAQCKFMGTYLELQNHARLVHPHARPSKIDPAQQLDWENFQQSSEIIDVLSTIHSEVPHGVVLGDYVIEYGDDETVDEFEDFPGDEGNWWTSCILYQVFDNFRSSRNRRRSRVSDTRSGNHRTSYDSSISDGGSVTSVEYSEYRVDETDYDFVSTNVPRDTSNHRSSQRRRSRFYDN; this is encoded by the exons ATGGCCTTAAGACCTTTATGTAAAGGAAGATTCAAGCCCAATGTATCCAACATGGAAGATATTCAATTGAGTACTACTTGGGAAGATGTGTTTTGCCCGATATGCTTGGAGTTTCCGCACAATGGTGTACTCCTTCAATGCTCATCTCATGAGAAAGGATGCCATCCTTTTGTGTGTGACACAGACCATTTGCACTCAAACTGCTTAGACCGTTTCAAAAGCGCGTATGGTATGTCATCGGCTTCAACATCAAATGTAACTCCCACAGAAAACAGCGAGCCAGTGGTATCTGAAGGCAACTATAAACCAAGTTGTCCCTTGTGTAGAGGAGAGGTTACTGGGTGGGTGGTTGTTGAAAAGGCTCGTCTATATCTAGATGAGAAGAGACGTTATTGTGAGGAGGCACAATGTAAATTTATGGGGACGTATTTAGAACTGCAAAACCATGCTCGACTGGTGCACCCTCATGCTCGTCCATCAAAGATTGATCCTGCTCAGCAGCTTGATTGGGAGAATTTCCAGCAGTCCTCTGAGATCATAGATGTTTTGAGCACTATTCATTCCGAAGTCCCACATGGTGTGGTTTTGGGAGACTATGTAATTGAATATGGGGATGATGAAACTGTAGATGAATTTGAGGACTTCCCTGGGGATGAGGGGAATTGGTGGACCTCTTGTATCCTTTATCAGGTGTTTGATAACTTCCGGAGTTCTAGAAACAGAAGAAGGTCAAGAGTTAGTGATACAAGAAGTGGAAATCACCGTACAAGTTATGATAGTTCCATTTCTGATGGGGGTTCTGTAACATCTGTAGAATATTCTGAGTATAGGGTAGACGAGACTGATTATGATTTTGTGAGTACAAATGTCCCAAGGGATACCTCCAATCATCGCAG TTCTCAAAGACGCCGTTCCCGCTTCTATGACAATTAG
- the LOC121262522 gene encoding uncharacterized protein LOC121262522 isoform X2, producing MALRPLCKGRFKPNVSNMEDIQLSTTWEDVFCPICLEFPHNGVLLQCSSHEKGCHPFVCDTDHLHSNCLDRFKSAYGMSSASTSNVTPTENSEPVVSEGNYKPSCPLCRGEVTGWVVVEKARLYLDEKRRYCEEAQCKFMGTYLELQNHARLVHPHARPSKIDPAQQLDWENFQQSSEIIDVLSTIHSEVPHGVVLGDYVIEYGDDETVDEFEDFPGDEGNWWTSCILYQVFDNFRSSRNRRRSRVSDTRSGNHRTSYDSSISDGGSVTSVEYSEYRVDETDYDFVSTNVPRDTSNHRSACLDV from the exons ATGGCCTTAAGACCTTTATGTAAAGGAAGATTCAAGCCCAATGTATCCAACATGGAAGATATTCAATTGAGTACTACTTGGGAAGATGTGTTTTGCCCGATATGCTTGGAGTTTCCGCACAATGGTGTACTCCTTCAATGCTCATCTCATGAGAAAGGATGCCATCCTTTTGTGTGTGACACAGACCATTTGCACTCAAACTGCTTAGACCGTTTCAAAAGCGCGTATGGTATGTCATCGGCTTCAACATCAAATGTAACTCCCACAGAAAACAGCGAGCCAGTGGTATCTGAAGGCAACTATAAACCAAGTTGTCCCTTGTGTAGAGGAGAGGTTACTGGGTGGGTGGTTGTTGAAAAGGCTCGTCTATATCTAGATGAGAAGAGACGTTATTGTGAGGAGGCACAATGTAAATTTATGGGGACGTATTTAGAACTGCAAAACCATGCTCGACTGGTGCACCCTCATGCTCGTCCATCAAAGATTGATCCTGCTCAGCAGCTTGATTGGGAGAATTTCCAGCAGTCCTCTGAGATCATAGATGTTTTGAGCACTATTCATTCCGAAGTCCCACATGGTGTGGTTTTGGGAGACTATGTAATTGAATATGGGGATGATGAAACTGTAGATGAATTTGAGGACTTCCCTGGGGATGAGGGGAATTGGTGGACCTCTTGTATCCTTTATCAGGTGTTTGATAACTTCCGGAGTTCTAGAAACAGAAGAAGGTCAAGAGTTAGTGATACAAGAAGTGGAAATCACCGTACAAGTTATGATAGTTCCATTTCTGATGGGGGTTCTGTAACATCTGTAGAATATTCTGAGTATAGGGTAGACGAGACTGATTATGATTTTGTGAGTACAAATGTCCCAAGGGATACCTCCAATCATCGCAG TGCTTGCTTAGATGTATAG